DNA from Malus sylvestris chromosome 11, drMalSylv7.2, whole genome shotgun sequence:
CCAATCCGGCAGTGTATTGATTGATGTGTCCAGAAACAAGGCTCTTGAATATGGAGTAACAATATTCTTTGATAAGTGGACATTCATGGACCGATGAACTGGGTCTCTGCTGATACATATATCGAAATTTACCCAATTTCGAAGGAACCCTACATTTTTCGGAAGGCATTCTGCATCAGATATGTCAACCTTCAAAATGTTTAAGGAAGACAAGCTAATTAGCTCATCAAAACTAGCATTAGTTTTGTCATCTTCTCCTTCAACTTTCTTGCCCCAATCAGCGAAACTCAGTTGCATGTATAGTTCTTCTAATTTGGACAGCTGCGATATCACTTTGGATGGAATTGTTGCAATGTAGGTACTCATAGTGAGATCCAACATCCTTAAATTGGTCAAATGTCCAATTTCTTCCGGCAATTCCTCAATACCAGATTCTCTCAAACTAAGAACCTCCAGTTTTTTCAGTTCTCCGAGAATTGATACATCCGTTATTGACTGACAACGATCTAGATGCAGCGTTTGGAGCTTGGTTAAGAGATTAAATGATGATGGTAATGAAGAAATTTCGGTACTACTTATGTCGAATACCCTTAATGCATTTGGGCTTTTGAAAAAATCTTCTGGGATCTCCTGTACTTCAAAATTTGACTGTAGTAATAAAATCTGGAGTTTTGGACATACCAACTCGTCAGGAAGATTGCAAATTTCATTCCCCATTAGGGAGATTGCAGAGTAGTCTTCAAGTGAATTCGTTGGCCAATCCTTTAAGTGGCAGCCAGCTTTTACGAAAAATCCTTGGCCATCCCCAGATGATGCAATTCGCATTGCCATGTCCCGAATCACATCATGCATTCTTACACATCCATCTTGTTCACCATCCAAAACCAAGCTACAAGCTTTAAGGTACTTGGCCACCAAATGTGCTGTGCTTCTGGCATCTTGCATTGAATTGGCATCTCGAAACAATCCTTTCCCAAAACCATACTTCAGCAAGTCTTCGATTTGGATATCAGAGTCCTCCGGGAATAAGCAGCAAAGTAAGAAAAATGACTTCGCGTCATTGCCTTTCAAGTAATCGTAGCTCAGCTTTATACATCTGAACACATCCTCCTCGTCATCAAGGTTGGTAGTTTGGGACATCTCTAGTCGTCGAGCTGCTTCTCTCCATTCTTCCAAGTCCTTATCTCCGAGTGCTCTTGCAACTGCAATCAAAGCAATTGGGAGACCACCACATTCTCTGGCTACCTTCCTTGCTATGTCACATAAATTGGTTGATTCAAAAGACCTGTTTGCCTTCTTCACAAACAAGGCCCAAGAATCTTCTTCTGAAAGGATATCGAGATGGATCTTTTCTTGGCTCTTCATGGCATGACATACATTCCATATCCTTGTGGTGAGTAGGACTTTGGAGTTGCAGTTTTGGAGCTCGCAATGATCGGGGATCCCTATGCGAGACAAATCTATTGTCCTCCAAATGTCATCTAAAATTATAAGGATCTTTTTACCTCTCATTATTCTCTCCTTCAATCTAGCTGCTCTGGCTATTTCTGTCTGCtcattcaaattcaaggcgAGCATTTCAGCAAGCTGTTGTTGAATCTTTACCAGGTTTGGGTTTTGGGAAATGACAGCCATAATAACATGATCAAAGAGCTTGTCTTTACACGCTTGCACACCAACATGTTTCACCATGGTTGTCTTGCCTATGCCTCCCATTCCATGAACCCCGATGACAGTGATGTTATCATCTTTCAGCGCCTTCATGACCCCATCCATGGCTTGCCTTGTTGCTTCAAATGCTTCGAAATCTCCTGTTGACATGGTGGACTCAAACTCAACGGGTCGGCGAACTTGAAGCGAAACTGTTTCAAACCTTTTCTCTTCTTTAATCTTGTTCAATTCTTCTGTCTCATTAACTGCTCTCTTGCTTAAAGTGTAACGCCATTTCAAATTCGGGCAGCAGCCACCAAGACATGTTTTGTTTTCTCCGGCTTCATTATTCAGTCTTTTCGCATCGATTATGGCCTTTTCAGCATCCTTGAGCCATTTTTGAACCTCGGACCTAACTTCGTCTCCATTCATTAACGCCGCATCCACGCTTCGCTGGTAATCATTCTTCGTGGTCTCAAGCTTTTCTACCAGAACTTCAAGAGACTGTATGTGCCTCTTGTAATGCACCAAGTAACCCACATTACGCTTCACTGGATTCCATAACAACTCACCAACTTGTAGTACGGAACTAACAATTTCCATACCTGtcctttttttaaaaaaaaaaattaacagagaaaaaaaattgtaagattcaaagttcaaacaatGAATAGGTATCACCGAAAACGGAGAAAAACTACGTAGGACTTTGACAACTAGATGACTAACCTGGATCTTCTTTAGCTTCAACTGGTACAGACTTTGAGAACGTTTTGTGCCTCGGACGAATCTCAATGACTATGAGAGGATGGTTAGGCTTAGTTTCTGATGTCTGATAACAGAAAAGGTAGACGAAGGATCAGCAGAGAAAAGAAtccaactaattttttttttttcgtttgtaGTTTTTGGAGTAGGACTGGGAACGGACTCTTTAAACACTTTCGAGCATCTCTAATCATTCTTCGAGAAATTTTCAGTTTGCCGAGAGCATGCCCGGGTACCAAGCgtcataatacaattgattataaatttttttattttcaaattttcaaccagTTATATTATGTCACTTTATGCACTGTGCATCAGCCATTTTCTCTTCACACTAAAAATCTCTCTCATCCTTCCTATTTTGaagttaaattaaattttagctAAACTTCAACTGGACTTTCTGGTTGTCTGTTAATTAAAAAAGGATACTTTGGACTTTCTAGTTGTCTGCTAATTAAAAAGAGTTTGTTTAGATTCAGTCCAAAACTCTAATTTGTTTTCTAAATTGAGTCTAATTGTAACATACCTAAATTATAATAAGACTAAAAATATTTCAACCGAAATATATTTAAGATAGTATTgaataggggtgtgctatccacacactcttgtttacttctcacacataccttgttaatttatgtccattgatcttcttcaattcatccgatccgacgatcaaaaacaaaaaaaaaatgtgggagaagtaaaaaagagtgtgtggatatcacacccctattgAATATAACTAATTATAAAGGGGTAGATTATAAGCAAAAAATATCTATAATATAAGCAACTGTTGTAAACTTTTCTAGTTtatgtgtgattgtgtaaatcctaaattagatttgattatgGTTATTTTTTCCTATTAGGACTTctattccttggaggagaatgaTTTCTTCTCGACCCTCGACCTAAAGCCCAGGCTTTCCCCGTCGATTTTTCAGACGAAACACGATCGGCAGTCGTGTGATTTGGACGAAACTCATCGTTTTCACCAATGATTTTTTGAAATTCCAGAAGAATTTCGTGAGTTTTTAATCAGATTTAATCGAATCCCTTTGGTTCCTCCCCCATGGACATTGAGATTCCACTTCCATTGTTCAATTTTGGTTCTCCGATGAACCAACGGCTTGCACTGACCATGGAACACTGCCTAAAGCGGTGCCGTCAACCAGCTTCTGTAGATCCGCACATCCAGTGCCGCTAGGGTGGCTTGAAGGTCCCACTCGAGCCCTAACGGGCCACAAATTCCATTCGGTCCATTCGCACAGTAACCTTATTTTTTGGCCTGCTTGTGTCGAGAGTTTTGACCCACATCACCAGCCTTTTGGGCTTTGGTAATAACCCGGCCCGAGAACCAGTTGAGCCCATCTAGGCTCTTACCATTTCTCTCATGCATTGCGTCACATAGAATCCTAGCTTCTactggtgtgtgtgtgtgtgtactgcaCCGGATCCCAACTTCACTGGAGTATCTATGCTCCCGTGTCTGCATCACAACTGATTAGTGCCCTTCATGGGCCCCTATTTTGGGCTTGCACATGCAACCCACTTATTTTGTGATGTTGGGACAGCCTGCATGATTGGCCCAAGACCAAACCTGCCCAATATTTGGGCTTGGGACGCACGACACCTATTTGATTAGCCCACCCGTGGGCTTTAGCCTTATTTTGGACCCTGAgtttaattgcctaattattttaggcccaatgagtttttatatttttctccctcactttaaatttggcccaaagtccaaataattaattcaattataattatagattttaagttctatttgcatattttcttgttgcatatttatgtgtatatatttgtgtttgcctgcaggaacataagaacctgaagttcataattacttcaAAACTTGAAGTTTCTATAAAAATGcattgtttgaaaacctgaagtttttcattagaaacatcacccatgaaaacccgaagtttttcatgcaaatttaaaccaatacatgtctattagaactaGAATGTTCTACtcatatgtgaatggattgatttttctccattacactaaccacatcttgtccatctattttgtgataggaacatgtccaatttgaacaaactcaacTTCACCACTTTGaactggaaggaactacctcaagtgggtccaagatgtgaaactccacctcactgcaaagaatttgCGTCCTACCATTGAAGATGAGACGGACAATCTGGTTGGCAAAGCTGAGAAAGCCAccgctatgatcttcatccgatgACATTTATAACGCTCTACAAACTAAATATCTTGCTGAGAAGGATTGGCGAAcactatgggtcgctttggctgatcgttttgatcaccaaaagaaCATCTTATTGCCTAAAGAAAGACATGATTGGCAACATTTGTGCTTCTAAGACTTTAagtttgtgaatgaatataattttgaagtttgtcgaatccaatcacttctcaagttttgtaatgaaactttgaccaAATAGGATCTCTtagagaagacctattcgaccttctctgctactaatattgtcctgcagcaacattattgagctcagaagttcactaaagttttcggatttgatctctattttacttctcgctgaaaaacaaaatcagttgttgatgaagaatcatcaagcttgacTTACTGGGCGACTGTTGTGCTTGAAGCACACTATAGCACAAACCAACGCctaaaacgccaaaagaggcttGGTAGGGGCGGTCAGAAGCCAACCCGTCAAGGTCGACAGAGTCAAGGCCCACTTAAGAaaggaaacaaagcccataaGCGCCCAAATCTCGCTCCCAATGCCctgaacttcaagaataagggtaaaGCACTTGAAACCATGGATGCAGATATGTGTTATCACTgtggttcaaatgaccattggtccagtgtttgccgagctccctataaggttgtagctgaatatcattctcgtcataagaaatttgaatcacactttatgcaagtggacgaaccggagattACAAAGATGAAGGTTTCTTACTTTCAAgaagataccacccctatggaagattagtatcttagacataaactattTGTTAGTTGAAATAAGAtgttggggccgaattccacatGATGCGGCTAAACCCCCCTTGTTTTTTAGttgaattttgaacaattttttactttatgcttggattatttgttggtgatttgtttttggatattaagtttttaattaattaccatccttgaataaatgaaattattttgaatggatatttgtttttaagaacttttatgcatgtgaccaattcaaattaatttttcattctaggtatgactagtgagGAAGTTAGTTGTCAGGCAAATAATGCAACCACGcacattgttttgcatgaacgcatctatttcactaactttatacctaagaatgcacatcTGACAACCCTTTCAggccatccaacctgattgaaagATACgataaggcacgtataatgttgtacaatggtacaatcttgaccattgatgaagcactttattctccacgttccgaaagaacgttgttgagtttcaaggatATTAGAGAAAACAATTATCACGTAGAAAATAGAGTTGAATTTATATGCATAACATCTTACGAATATGGCTAGAAgtatattctagagaagattaAGCATGTCttgagtggtctgtatactacgaccatacgccccatagaatgccactatgtggctaGCCCTACCTCTGGTACTGCacatgaaattacactttggtatgatcgtttgggacatcctgggtGAATagtgatgcgccgtatcctcaaatcattaCATGGgtatccactaacccgaaggttaggttcgattcaaggaatcACATGTCAAACCTGCTCCATATGAAAGCTTATCATTAAGCCTTCTTAtaacaagattcgttcgaattctcccatttttctacaacggatttaTGGGGACatgtggaccgattcaccctttatgcggaccatttagatattttatggttttggttgatgcttccacacgttggtcacatgtgtgcttgttgtccacaaggaacgctgcattctccaaactgttggctcaggttatcaagcttatggctcaccaccctgattatccgatcaaatatattcgattggataatgctagagaattcacatctaaaacttttgatgactatttcatgtcggttggggttgaagttgaacattctGTACGCCATGTTCACACCAAGAACGACCTAGCAAAGGCATTCATTAagtgcttacaaatgattgctcgaacGTTGGTCATATGTACCAAGCTCATAATCGCTGCTttgggccatgcaatattgcacgcagctaaGTTAGTTTGTCTAAGGTCTGTTGCAACAAAATCATATAGCTTCCTTTAGTTGGTTACCAAATACAAACTCGACATATTGTATCTGCGCATTTTTTGTTGTGGTCTATATGCTGATTTCGCCGCCCTTacatacaaaaatggggccttaGAGAATGATGGGAATCTATGctggatatgattctccttcgatcatttgttacttagaacctttgacaaaTGATCTGTTTACCGTTTATTTTGCatattgtcacttctatgagacaatcttctcgtcgttagggggagataagaatgtcaacgTTCCTGAATAACGacacgaattatcgtggacgactcccactttgtctcatttagatcctctCACCACTTAGTCTGAAACTAAAGTGTagtgcatattagatctccagagcataacttagagcatgccagatgctttcaactgcaaagatcacatattccaattgcaaatacgcctgcaaagatagatgtaccaaatgtaatACGGACTTCTCTCATGGAGGCCCGGGACACCACTTTGgctgatccacgtacattagaagctagccaatcatctaccCCTACACAAAAGTATGGCAGacctcttggttcaaaggattcacacccccagaAGAGGAAACCCATGATACAGGCACCTAAAGAGCCTACTGTGAATCCAATTGTCGCttactcattctatccaactcatgaggaaattctagattatggaaacGTCCTTGAAATGACGAATCCTTCTttcgagaatcgtgagatttcggtctattatgctagcttagatgatttgtggtgtagaaatgagatgatcgtcgacgatgcattGCATTTGCAGTAgttactgagatcatgttgaatgatgacattgaaccgtaTTCCGTTTATGAACGTCGATGTAGAATTGATTGGTCAAattagaaacaagcaatccaagtcgaactcaaTTCGCTTGCAAaacataaggtgtttggacctgtagttcctactcctcgtGAAGCCCGTTGgttacaagtgggttttcgtttaaaaacgtaatgagaagaacaaaattgtgc
Protein-coding regions in this window:
- the LOC126589248 gene encoding disease resistance protein At4g27190-like, with protein sequence MEIVSSVLQVGELLWNPVKRNVGYLVHYKRHIQSLEVLVEKLETTKNDYQRSVDAALMNGDEVRSEVQKWLKDAEKAIIDAKRLNNEAGENKTCLGGCCPNLKWRYTLSKRAVNETEELNKIKEEKRFETVSLQVRRPVEFESTMSTGDFEAFEATRQAMDGVMKALKDDNITVIGVHGMGGIGKTTMVKHVGVQACKDKLFDHVIMAVISQNPNLVKIQQQLAEMLALNLNEQTEIARAARLKERIMRGKKILIILDDIWRTIDLSRIGIPDHCELQNCNSKVLLTTRIWNVCHAMKSQEKIHLDILSEEDSWALFVKKANRSFESTNLCDIARKVARECGGLPIALIAVARALGDKDLEEWREAARRLEMSQTTNLDDEEDVFRCIKLSYDYLKGNDAKSFFLLCCLFPEDSDIQIEDLLKYGFGKGLFRDANSMQDARSTAHLVAKYLKACSLVLDGEQDGCVRMHDVIRDMAMRIASSGDGQGFFVKAGCHLKDWPTNSLEDYSAISLMGNEICNLPDELVCPKLQILLLQSNFEVQEIPEDFFKSPNALRVFDISSTEISSLPSSFNLLTKLQTLHLDRCQSITDVSILGELKKLEVLSLRESGIEELPEEIGHLTNLRMLDLTMSTYIATIPSKVISQLSKLEELYMQLSFADWGKKVEGEDDKTNASFDELISLSSLNILKVDISDAECLPKNVGFLRNWVNFDICISRDPVHRSMNVHLSKNIVTPYSRALFLDTSINTLPDWFNTTVTERVEKIIYLEPRSLTDILVEYDHGKLHGLKFLHLQECREIVTLINTVTRVPNKPVLESLEELHVFCWDCLQQLCIGELLPGSLGNLKFLEVEQCEGVAEALVPSNLLQRLQNLEVLIVCATGIDYIFKSQGLEQGETVLTKLGEMKLENLPELTNIWNGPSQPDMFHNLKSLTISKCKKLKTLFTFDVAQCLRQLEELWVEECHSLDKLFGLSEGFIVQDYEIIFRQLKNLALQSLSSLTSVSAGSARLLFPSLEYLHVLDCPRFLTSTSDFHSKMQVQLNNEQHFLFLRKRLWEQR